In Mycobacterium sp. JS623, one genomic interval encodes:
- a CDS encoding Cof-type HAD-IIB family hydrolase, which yields MTPDLIASDVDGTLLDDDEKVTARTREAVSAAVGAGATFVLATGRPPRWVQPVVDALGFAPMAVCANGAVIYDPSADRIVSARTLSADVLGELAEVATRVIPGAGLAVERVGTSAHDAATPQFVSSPGYEHAWLNPDNTEVSIEDLLSAPAVKLLIRKAGARSSDMAEALAKHVGLEGDLTYSTNNGLIEVVPLGISKATGVEELARPLGISAEGVVAFGDMPNDVPMLSWAGLGVAMGNAHPDAVAAANEVTAPNTEDGVARVLERWWH from the coding sequence GTGACTCCTGACCTGATTGCCTCCGATGTGGACGGCACGCTGCTCGACGACGACGAGAAGGTCACGGCCCGCACCCGAGAGGCCGTATCGGCGGCCGTGGGTGCCGGCGCGACGTTCGTGCTTGCCACCGGCCGCCCTCCGCGATGGGTGCAGCCGGTCGTTGACGCGCTGGGGTTCGCGCCAATGGCAGTGTGTGCCAACGGCGCAGTGATCTACGACCCCTCGGCGGACCGAATCGTTTCGGCCCGAACGCTTTCCGCCGATGTACTTGGCGAGCTGGCCGAGGTCGCCACTCGTGTCATCCCCGGCGCGGGCCTGGCCGTCGAGCGCGTCGGCACCAGTGCCCACGACGCGGCCACCCCGCAATTCGTCAGCTCACCTGGCTACGAGCATGCCTGGCTGAACCCGGACAACACCGAGGTGTCCATCGAGGATCTGCTCAGCGCGCCCGCGGTCAAGCTGCTGATCCGCAAGGCCGGTGCCCGCAGCTCGGATATGGCTGAGGCGCTGGCCAAACATGTTGGGCTGGAAGGTGATTTGACGTACTCCACCAACAACGGCCTGATTGAGGTCGTGCCACTCGGCATCAGCAAGGCCACCGGCGTCGAGGAGCTTGCGCGCCCGCTTGGCATCAGCGCCGAGGGCGTGGTCGCGTTCGGTGACATGCCCAATGACGTGCCGATGCTGTCGTGGGCCGGCCTCGGCGTGGCGATGGGCAATGCTCATCCTGATGCGGTGGCCGCGGCCAACGAGGTCACCGCGCCCAACACCGAAGATGGTGTCGCGCGCGTTCTCGAACGCTGGTGGCACTGA
- a CDS encoding lysophospholipid acyltransferase family protein has protein sequence MEPVFRALEIAVSTATKVTGTKITYQGLENIPERGGAVMAINHTSYLDWAPAALAAYQRHRRMRFMIKAEMQDVKVVNFLIKHSGTIPVDRGAGAGAYSVAVERLRAGEIVGVYPEATISRSFELKEFKTGAARMARDADVPIVPLIVWGAHRRWTKDHRKDLKRKSKIPVTVAVGAPVVAADTLDQTSAAMREAMTALLHKVQLDYPHPEGAYWVPRRMGGTAPTLEEAKALDEAELAERARKRAERAAKSHR, from the coding sequence ATGGAACCGGTTTTCCGTGCGCTCGAGATTGCCGTCAGCACAGCGACGAAAGTCACCGGGACAAAGATCACCTACCAGGGTCTGGAAAACATCCCGGAACGCGGCGGCGCCGTCATGGCGATCAACCACACGAGCTACCTCGACTGGGCTCCGGCAGCGCTGGCCGCGTATCAGCGGCACCGCCGGATGCGGTTCATGATCAAGGCTGAGATGCAGGACGTGAAGGTCGTCAACTTCCTGATCAAGCACTCCGGCACCATCCCGGTGGACCGCGGCGCGGGCGCAGGCGCGTACTCGGTTGCGGTTGAGCGACTTCGGGCAGGCGAGATCGTCGGGGTGTATCCGGAAGCCACCATCAGCCGCAGCTTCGAATTGAAGGAGTTCAAGACGGGCGCGGCGAGAATGGCCCGCGACGCCGACGTGCCGATCGTTCCGCTGATCGTGTGGGGCGCGCACCGACGGTGGACCAAGGATCACCGAAAAGACTTGAAGCGCAAGAGCAAAATCCCGGTGACCGTCGCAGTTGGTGCGCCCGTGGTTGCCGCCGACACCCTCGACCAGACGAGTGCAGCGATGCGTGAGGCGATGACGGCGCTGCTGCACAAGGTGCAGCTGGACTATCCGCATCCCGAGGGTGCGTATTGGGTGCCCCGCCGGATGGGCGGCACCGCACCGACGCTCGAAGAGGCCAAGGCGCTTGACGAGGCGGAGTTGGCCGAGCGCGCGCGCAAGCGGGCCGAGCGTGCGGCGAAGAGCCACCGGTGA
- a CDS encoding lysophospholipid acyltransferase family protein, whose product MEPVYGTVIQLARLVWRVQGLKFTVTGVENLPRTGGAVIAINHTSYFDFTFAGLPAYKQHLGRKVRFMAKKEVFDSKVTGPIMRSLRHIEVDRTDGAASFEHACRALKDGELVGVYPEATISRSFEIKEFKSGAARMAVACGVPIVPHIVWGAQRIWTKGHPKKMWRPKVPITVAVGEPIMPTLPPTELTALLHSRMQHLLERVQDEYGPHPPGEFWVPHRLGGGAPTLAEANRMDAEEAAEKAARRAQRADPTGAPG is encoded by the coding sequence GTGGAACCGGTATACGGAACAGTGATTCAGCTCGCCCGCCTGGTGTGGCGCGTGCAGGGGCTGAAGTTCACCGTCACCGGCGTCGAGAACCTGCCGCGCACTGGCGGGGCGGTGATCGCCATCAACCACACCAGCTACTTCGACTTCACCTTCGCCGGGCTGCCCGCCTACAAGCAGCACCTCGGCCGCAAGGTTCGGTTCATGGCGAAGAAGGAAGTCTTCGACAGCAAGGTCACTGGCCCGATCATGCGCAGCCTGCGGCACATCGAGGTGGACCGCACCGACGGCGCCGCGTCGTTCGAGCATGCCTGCCGCGCGCTCAAGGACGGCGAACTGGTCGGCGTCTACCCCGAGGCGACGATCAGCCGCAGCTTCGAGATCAAGGAATTCAAGTCCGGAGCCGCCCGCATGGCCGTCGCCTGCGGCGTGCCGATCGTGCCGCATATCGTCTGGGGCGCCCAGCGCATCTGGACCAAGGGACATCCGAAGAAGATGTGGCGCCCGAAGGTGCCGATCACGGTGGCGGTGGGTGAGCCGATCATGCCGACCCTGCCGCCAACGGAACTGACCGCGCTGTTGCATTCGCGGATGCAGCATCTGCTCGAGCGGGTGCAGGACGAATACGGTCCGCATCCCCCCGGCGAGTTCTGGGTGCCGCACCGGCTCGGCGGGGGAGCGCCGACGCTGGCCGAGGCCAACCGGATGGATGCCGAGGAGGCCGCCGAGAAGGCGGCCCGACGCGCGCAGCGGGCCGACCCCACCGGGGCGCCGGGGTAG
- a CDS encoding aminoglycoside phosphotransferase APH(3'): protein MTVPSEPMAVPELVERIAAGRAVVAVWENELGGVTFDIDGGREFVKVYPDAEAHLLAAEVPRLRWASRYTPVPEVLAAGPGWLHTAGLAGRSAVDRRWAGEPHTAARAIGVGLRRLHDALPVEDCPFGRPSWVPDDAPPPDRLVVCHGDACSPNTLMTDDGTFSGHVDLGDLGVADRWADLAIATLSLDWNFPTEGPGGFQEVLLDAYSVAADIDRIDYYRRLWDEGDIASH, encoded by the coding sequence GTGACTGTTCCCAGCGAACCCATGGCCGTTCCGGAACTTGTTGAGCGCATCGCAGCAGGCCGGGCCGTCGTCGCGGTGTGGGAGAACGAACTGGGCGGCGTCACCTTCGACATCGACGGCGGCCGAGAGTTCGTCAAGGTGTATCCGGATGCCGAGGCGCATCTGCTCGCCGCGGAAGTGCCCCGGCTGCGCTGGGCCAGTCGCTATACGCCGGTGCCCGAGGTGCTTGCGGCGGGGCCAGGATGGCTGCACACCGCGGGGCTCGCGGGTCGTTCGGCAGTGGACCGTCGCTGGGCCGGCGAGCCGCACACCGCGGCGCGGGCGATCGGTGTCGGTCTGCGGCGGCTGCACGACGCGCTGCCGGTCGAGGACTGCCCCTTCGGCAGGCCATCCTGGGTCCCCGACGACGCTCCACCGCCCGACCGCCTGGTGGTGTGTCATGGCGACGCCTGCTCCCCTAACACGCTGATGACCGACGACGGCACCTTCAGCGGACACGTCGACCTAGGCGATCTCGGCGTTGCCGACCGGTGGGCCGACCTGGCCATCGCCACGCTGTCGCTGGATTGGAACTTCCCGACCGAGGGCCCCGGCGGCTTCCAAGAGGTGCTGCTGGACGCGTACAGCGTCGCAGCGGACATCGATCGCATCGACTACTACCGGCGGCTGTGGGACGAAGGCGATATCGCCTCCCATTAA
- a CDS encoding Rieske 2Fe-2S domain-containing protein produces the protein MQVTSVGHAGFRIDTKAGSILCDPWVNPAYFASWFPFPDNSGLDWDTLGDVDYLYVSHLHRDHFDPRNLREHVNKDAVVLLPDFPVPDLQRELEKVGFHRFFETTDSVKHRVSGPKGDLDVMVIALRAPADGPIGDSGLVVDDGETVCFNMNDARPVDLDVLHADFGQVDVHMLQYSGAIWYPMVYNMPARAKEAFGTQKRQRQMDRCRQYIAQVGATWVVPSAGPPCFLDPALRDLNDDHGDPANIFPDQAVFLDQMRTHGHDGGLLMMPGSAADFTGSQLNSLTHPLPEEDVQAIFTTGKAAYIADYAERMAPVLAAEKASWAPAAGEPLLEPLRVVLEPIMLQSDQICDGIGYPVELRLGAETVVLDFPKRVVREPIPDEKFRYGFAIAPELVRTVLRDNEPDWVNTIFLSTRFSAWRVGGYNEYLYTFFKCLTDERIAYADGWFAEAHDDTASIILDGWEIQRRCPHLKADLSKFGVVEGAKLTCNLHGWEWNLETGRCLTSKGHELRSERK, from the coding sequence GTGCAGGTCACGAGCGTCGGGCATGCCGGTTTCCGGATCGACACCAAGGCCGGAAGCATCCTGTGCGACCCCTGGGTCAACCCGGCGTATTTCGCATCGTGGTTCCCGTTCCCCGACAACAGTGGGCTGGACTGGGACACCCTCGGTGACGTCGACTACCTGTACGTCTCACACCTTCACCGCGACCATTTCGACCCGCGCAATCTGCGCGAGCACGTCAACAAGGACGCGGTCGTGTTGTTGCCCGACTTCCCGGTGCCCGACCTGCAACGCGAACTCGAAAAGGTCGGCTTTCACCGGTTCTTCGAGACGACGGACTCGGTCAAGCACCGCGTCAGCGGTCCCAAGGGCGATCTAGACGTGATGGTCATCGCACTGCGCGCCCCGGCCGACGGCCCGATTGGTGACTCCGGTCTCGTGGTCGACGACGGAGAAACGGTGTGCTTCAACATGAATGACGCACGTCCCGTCGACCTCGACGTACTGCACGCCGATTTCGGCCAGGTCGACGTGCACATGCTGCAGTACTCCGGCGCGATCTGGTACCCGATGGTCTACAACATGCCTGCGCGTGCGAAGGAAGCGTTCGGCACCCAGAAGCGCCAGCGGCAGATGGACCGCTGCCGTCAGTACATCGCTCAGGTCGGTGCGACGTGGGTGGTGCCGTCGGCGGGTCCGCCGTGCTTCCTCGACCCCGCGCTGCGCGACCTGAACGACGACCACGGCGATCCTGCGAACATCTTCCCCGACCAGGCGGTGTTCCTCGACCAGATGCGCACGCACGGCCACGACGGCGGCCTACTGATGATGCCCGGATCGGCAGCGGATTTCACTGGGTCACAGCTCAATTCGTTGACCCATCCGCTGCCCGAGGAGGACGTGCAAGCCATCTTCACCACCGGTAAAGCCGCCTACATCGCGGACTACGCGGAGCGGATGGCACCGGTGCTGGCCGCGGAGAAGGCGAGCTGGGCGCCGGCTGCTGGTGAACCCCTGCTGGAGCCGCTGCGGGTGGTGCTAGAGCCGATCATGCTTCAGAGCGATCAGATCTGCGACGGCATCGGCTATCCGGTCGAGCTGCGGCTCGGGGCCGAGACCGTGGTACTGGACTTCCCGAAACGCGTGGTGCGTGAGCCGATTCCGGACGAGAAGTTCCGTTACGGCTTCGCGATCGCCCCTGAGTTGGTGCGCACGGTGCTGCGGGACAACGAGCCGGACTGGGTGAACACCATCTTCTTGTCCACGCGGTTCTCGGCGTGGCGGGTTGGTGGTTATAACGAGTACCTGTACACGTTCTTCAAGTGCCTCACCGATGAGCGGATCGCCTATGCCGACGGCTGGTTCGCCGAGGCGCACGATGACACCGCGTCAATCATCTTGGACGGCTGGGAGATTCAGCGCCGTTGCCCCCATCTGAAGGCCGACCTTTCTAAGTTCGGTGTGGTGGAGGGCGCCAAGCTGACATGCAACCTGCACGGCTGGGAGTGGAATCTGGAGACGGGCCGCTGTCTGACGAGCAAGGGTCATGAGCTCCGGAGCGAACGCAAGTGA
- the serS gene encoding serine--tRNA ligase encodes MIDLKLLRENPDLVRASQRARGEDPTLVDALREADSARRSAVSTADNMRAEQKSLSKRVGKASPDERPALLEQAKTFAEKVKVAEAEQAAAENAFTAAHMAIPNVIINGVPAGGEDDFAVLDTVGKPPAIEAPKDHLELGESLGLIDMERGAKVSGSRFYFLTGAGALLQLGLLQLAVRLATANGFTLVIPPVLVRPEVMAGTGFLGAHADEVYRVEADDLYLVGTSEVPLAGYHANEILDLSDGPLRYAGWSSCFRREAGSYGKDTRGIIRVHQFDKVEGFVYCKPEDAEAEHDRLLGWQRQMLAQIEVPYRVIDVAAGDLGSSAARKFDCEAWVPTQGTYRELTSTSNCTTFQARRLSVRYRDENGKPQTAATLNGTLGTTRWLVAILENHQQPDGSVRIPEALVPYVGAEVLEPKG; translated from the coding sequence GTGATCGACCTCAAGCTGCTACGCGAAAATCCGGATCTGGTGCGCGCGTCTCAGCGGGCCCGTGGCGAAGACCCGACGCTCGTCGATGCGCTGCGCGAAGCCGACTCCGCTCGCCGCTCGGCGGTGTCGACCGCCGACAACATGCGCGCCGAGCAGAAGTCCCTCAGCAAGCGGGTGGGCAAGGCGTCGCCGGACGAGCGGCCGGCGCTGCTGGAGCAGGCCAAGACTTTCGCCGAGAAGGTCAAGGTAGCCGAGGCCGAGCAGGCTGCGGCCGAAAACGCTTTCACCGCAGCGCATATGGCGATCCCGAACGTGATCATCAACGGTGTACCGGCTGGCGGTGAGGACGACTTCGCGGTGCTCGACACCGTCGGGAAACCACCGGCCATCGAAGCCCCGAAGGACCACCTCGAACTCGGCGAGTCCCTCGGCCTGATCGACATGGAGCGCGGCGCGAAGGTGTCGGGCTCGCGGTTCTACTTTCTGACCGGTGCGGGTGCCTTGTTGCAGCTTGGCCTGTTGCAGCTCGCGGTCCGACTGGCGACGGCCAACGGCTTCACGCTCGTCATCCCACCGGTGCTGGTGCGTCCCGAGGTGATGGCGGGTACCGGCTTCCTGGGAGCGCACGCCGACGAGGTGTACCGCGTCGAAGCCGACGACCTCTATCTGGTCGGCACGTCCGAGGTGCCACTGGCCGGCTATCACGCCAACGAGATTCTCGACCTGTCCGACGGCCCGCTGCGCTACGCCGGCTGGTCGTCGTGCTTTCGCCGTGAGGCGGGCAGCTACGGCAAGGACACCCGGGGCATCATCCGCGTGCACCAGTTCGACAAGGTCGAGGGCTTCGTCTACTGCAAACCGGAGGATGCCGAGGCCGAACACGACCGGCTGCTCGGCTGGCAGCGGCAGATGCTCGCGCAGATCGAGGTGCCATATCGTGTGATCGACGTTGCCGCAGGCGATTTGGGTTCTTCGGCGGCACGCAAATTCGATTGTGAGGCCTGGGTTCCGACGCAGGGCACCTACCGCGAGCTGACTTCGACGTCGAACTGCACCACCTTCCAGGCGCGACGGCTGTCAGTGCGCTACCGCGACGAGAACGGCAAGCCGCAGACCGCCGCGACGCTCAACGGAACCCTCGGCACCACGCGATGGTTGGTGGCGATCCTGGAGAATCATCAACAGCCCGACGGCAGCGTCCGCATCCCCGAGGCGCTGGTGCCGTATGTCGGCGCCGAGGTACTCGAGCCGAAGGGCTAG
- a CDS encoding septum formation family protein, with protein sequence MERMLEAPERLESSALLAEREDAQSPDQVAWWQSLHATSTRRALLLTALGGLLIAGLITALPSKDGADGLTANSISLGPKGNDTFNHAKAGDCLSWPDRTPDAAQIVDCTGDHRFEVAESVDMRTFPGSEYGPDAAPPSPARIQQISQEQCSAAVKNYLGSRFDPNSRFTVSMLWSGDKAWRQAGERRMLCGLQLPGPNNQQLAFKGKVADVDQSKVWPAGTCLGIDPSTNQPTDIPVDCAAPHAMEVTGAVNLAEKFPQDLPPEPEQDGFIRDACTRMTDAYLAPIQLRSTTLTLIYSTISLPSWSAGSHQVSCSIGATLGNGGWSTLLNSAKGPLMINGQPPVAPPDIPVDRLNLPPIPAIEPQMPESDSSSSSSSSQSSGSQSDPSQQTQHMPGQQSTGSTSTSTQTSTPAPAPPPGNTFLNGPPPPPGAPLDGPPPPEGAAPPPSEGAPPAQGAPPGPPPGQPVLLPPPGQ encoded by the coding sequence ATGGAGCGGATGTTGGAGGCACCCGAGCGCTTGGAAAGCAGCGCTTTACTCGCCGAACGCGAGGACGCACAGTCGCCGGACCAGGTGGCGTGGTGGCAGAGTCTGCACGCTACGTCAACGCGCCGGGCGCTGCTGTTGACCGCGCTCGGCGGCCTGCTGATCGCCGGCCTGATCACCGCGCTGCCCAGCAAGGACGGCGCCGACGGCCTTACCGCCAACTCGATCTCGCTGGGTCCCAAGGGCAACGACACGTTCAACCACGCGAAGGCGGGCGACTGTCTGAGCTGGCCGGACCGCACACCCGATGCGGCCCAGATCGTCGACTGCACGGGCGACCACCGCTTTGAGGTCGCCGAGTCGGTAGACATGCGCACCTTCCCTGGCAGTGAGTACGGCCCGGACGCGGCGCCGCCGTCGCCTGCGCGCATCCAGCAGATCAGCCAGGAGCAGTGCTCGGCGGCCGTCAAGAACTATCTCGGCAGCCGCTTCGACCCGAACAGCCGCTTCACGGTCAGCATGCTGTGGTCGGGCGACAAGGCCTGGCGGCAAGCGGGTGAGCGACGCATGTTGTGCGGTCTGCAGCTGCCGGGTCCCAACAATCAGCAGTTGGCGTTCAAGGGCAAGGTCGCCGACGTCGATCAATCGAAGGTGTGGCCGGCCGGCACCTGCCTCGGCATCGACCCGAGCACCAACCAGCCGACCGACATTCCCGTCGACTGCGCGGCGCCGCATGCCATGGAGGTCACGGGCGCTGTCAACCTCGCCGAGAAGTTCCCGCAGGACCTGCCGCCGGAGCCCGAGCAGGACGGCTTCATCAGAGACGCCTGCACCCGGATGACCGATGCCTATCTGGCGCCGATTCAGCTGCGCAGCACCACGCTGACCCTGATCTACAGCACGATCTCGCTGCCGAGCTGGTCGGCGGGCAGCCATCAGGTGTCGTGCAGCATCGGCGCGACGCTCGGCAACGGCGGCTGGTCGACACTGCTGAACAGCGCCAAGGGCCCGCTGATGATCAACGGTCAGCCACCGGTCGCACCGCCGGACATTCCAGTTGACCGGCTCAACCTTCCGCCGATCCCGGCCATCGAGCCGCAGATGCCCGAGAGCGATTCCTCGTCGTCGTCCTCGTCGTCGCAGTCCAGCGGCAGCCAGAGCGATCCCAGTCAGCAGACCCAGCACATGCCGGGGCAGCAGTCGACGGGCTCGACCTCGACGTCGACTCAAACGTCCACGCCGGCGCCTGCCCCGCCGCCGGGCAACACGTTCCTCAATGGGCCACCACCGCCTCCCGGCGCACCACTGGACGGTCCGCCACCGCCAGAAGGTGCTGCCCCGCCGCCATCCGAGGGCGCCCCGCCTGCGCAGGGTGCACCACCAGGGCCGCCGCCGGGCCAGCCGGTACTACTGCCGCCGCCAGGGCAGTAG
- a CDS encoding metallopeptidase family protein: MAVRMSPQRFDELVSDALDLIPQELAAAIDNVVVLVEDRNPEEPDLLGLYQGVALTERDSWYAGSLPDTITIYRDALLAGCDDEAQVVDEVAITVIHEIAHHFGIDDERLHELGWG; encoded by the coding sequence GTGGCCGTGCGGATGAGCCCGCAACGGTTTGACGAGCTGGTTTCCGACGCACTCGACTTGATTCCCCAAGAACTCGCCGCGGCGATCGACAACGTCGTTGTCCTCGTCGAAGACCGCAACCCGGAGGAACCCGACCTGCTCGGCCTGTATCAGGGCGTGGCGCTGACCGAACGCGATTCGTGGTACGCAGGCTCACTGCCCGACACGATCACCATCTACCGCGATGCGTTGCTCGCGGGCTGCGACGACGAAGCCCAGGTGGTCGACGAGGTCGCGATCACGGTCATCCACGAGATCGCGCACCATTTCGGCATCGACGACGAGCGTCTGCACGAACTCGGCTGGGGCTAG
- a CDS encoding histidine phosphatase family protein, with translation MTGRLVLVRHGQSLGNVERRLDTRPPGAELTDLGRNQARTFARELPHPAAMIAHSVAVRAAQTAAEISAELGLPPHEFEGIHEVQVGQLEDRKDDDAIAEFETVYQRWHEGDLDVPMPGGETGNEVLDRYVPVLTQLRMRYLDDDAWHGDIVVVSHGAAIRLVSAVLAGVDGTFALDHHLANAESVVLAPITDGRWSCVQWSTLTPPFYPEPDVHPVEDALSSADPMG, from the coding sequence GTGACCGGTCGGCTCGTCTTGGTCCGACATGGCCAGTCGCTGGGCAACGTCGAGCGTCGCCTCGACACCCGGCCACCGGGTGCCGAGCTGACCGACCTCGGCCGCAATCAGGCCCGAACGTTCGCGCGCGAGCTGCCGCACCCCGCCGCGATGATCGCGCACTCGGTGGCCGTACGGGCCGCGCAGACAGCCGCGGAGATCAGTGCCGAGCTCGGGCTGCCGCCCCACGAATTCGAGGGCATCCACGAGGTACAGGTGGGTCAGCTCGAGGATCGCAAAGACGACGATGCCATCGCCGAGTTCGAGACCGTCTACCAGCGCTGGCACGAGGGCGATCTGGATGTGCCGATGCCCGGCGGTGAGACCGGCAACGAGGTGCTCGACCGCTATGTGCCGGTGCTGACACAGCTGCGGATGCGCTACCTCGACGACGACGCGTGGCACGGTGACATCGTCGTCGTCAGCCACGGCGCGGCCATCCGGCTGGTGTCGGCCGTGCTGGCCGGGGTCGACGGCACCTTCGCCCTCGACCATCACCTGGCGAACGCTGAATCCGTTGTGCTGGCGCCGATTACCGACGGGCGATGGAGCTGTGTGCAGTGGTCGACGCTGACGCCGCCGTTCTATCCCGAGCCGGATGTGCATCCGGTGGAGGATGCGCTGTCCTCAGCCGACCCGATGGGCTGA
- the pheA gene encoding prephenate dehydratase gives MPRIAYLGPEGTFTEAALLKISANGLVPGQGSPEGITPVPTDSTPAALAAVRSGDADFACVPIENSIEGSVLPTMDHLATGTPLQIFAELTLDVSFTIVVRKDTPATEVVTVAAFPVAAAQVRNWLSAHLPKAQVVPANSNAAAAQDVANGRADAGVSTALAAERHGLTALATDVVDEPNARTRFVLVGQPGKPPARTGSDRTSVVLFLENVPGALVSALTEFAIRDIDLTRIESRPTRKELGTYFFFLDCVGHLDDEAVAEALKALHRRCADVRFLGSWPTGSAAGAAPPKLDEASRWLTQLRDGKP, from the coding sequence GTGCCGCGCATCGCCTACCTCGGACCCGAAGGAACCTTCACCGAAGCGGCATTGCTCAAGATCTCGGCCAACGGTCTGGTACCCGGACAGGGCTCGCCGGAGGGCATCACACCGGTTCCCACAGACAGCACGCCCGCAGCGCTGGCTGCGGTCCGCTCGGGCGACGCCGATTTCGCCTGCGTGCCGATCGAGAATTCGATCGAGGGCTCGGTGCTGCCGACAATGGACCACCTCGCGACCGGGACGCCGCTGCAGATCTTTGCCGAGCTGACCCTTGATGTGTCGTTCACTATCGTGGTGCGAAAAGACACGCCCGCCACCGAGGTTGTGACCGTTGCGGCGTTTCCGGTGGCCGCCGCGCAGGTGCGAAATTGGCTGTCCGCACATCTGCCGAAAGCCCAAGTGGTGCCTGCCAATTCGAATGCGGCGGCTGCGCAGGATGTCGCCAACGGGCGCGCGGACGCCGGTGTGAGTACGGCGCTGGCCGCCGAACGCCACGGGCTGACGGCGCTGGCCACCGATGTCGTCGACGAACCCAACGCGCGTACCCGGTTCGTGTTGGTGGGCCAACCGGGCAAACCGCCCGCCCGCACCGGATCCGACCGCACCTCGGTGGTGCTGTTTCTAGAGAATGTGCCCGGCGCGCTGGTGTCGGCGCTCACCGAGTTCGCGATCCGCGACATCGACCTCACCCGCATCGAATCCCGGCCGACCCGTAAGGAGTTGGGCACCTACTTCTTCTTCCTCGACTGTGTCGGACACCTCGATGATGAGGCGGTCGCTGAGGCACTCAAGGCGTTGCATCGACGTTGTGCAGACGTGAGATTCCTTGGTTCATGGCCGACGGGCTCGGCCGCTGGTGCGGCCCCGCCGAAACTCGATGAGGCGTCGCGCTGGCTGACGCAGCTGCGGGACGGCAAGCCGTGA
- a CDS encoding DUF2470 domain-containing protein translates to MRGAAPTTAERVRSACARAGGATLAVEGLDPTCTPVHHLLGDGSFAITLPGDGILAGKVVAARSAGVQAVLEVTDYAPLPLREPVRSLVWIRGRLHGVPDSEVAALLDLIATEDPNPALLQVNSDAAGDTRYMLMRLEIESVVVADSTGAEAIGVGALLGARPDPFCAMESCWLQHMESAHREVVDRLASRLPSPLRRGRVRPLGLDRYGVQLRVEGDDGDHDVRLPFAKPVDDVTGLSQAIRILMGCPFLNGLRARRL, encoded by the coding sequence ATGAGAGGTGCGGCACCGACGACAGCCGAGCGAGTCCGCAGCGCATGCGCGCGCGCCGGCGGCGCGACGCTGGCCGTCGAGGGTCTCGATCCCACCTGCACGCCGGTCCACCACCTGCTCGGCGACGGATCGTTCGCGATCACGCTCCCCGGTGACGGCATTCTCGCCGGGAAGGTGGTCGCCGCGCGCAGCGCCGGTGTGCAGGCGGTACTGGAGGTGACCGACTACGCCCCGCTGCCGCTGCGCGAACCGGTGCGCTCGCTGGTGTGGATCCGCGGCCGCCTGCACGGTGTCCCCGACAGCGAAGTCGCTGCCCTGCTCGACTTGATCGCCACCGAAGACCCCAATCCTGCTCTGCTTCAAGTGAATTCGGATGCCGCCGGGGACACCCGCTACATGCTGATGCGGCTGGAGATCGAGTCGGTGGTGGTCGCGGACTCCACCGGCGCGGAAGCGATCGGCGTCGGCGCACTGCTTGGCGCCAGGCCCGACCCGTTCTGCGCGATGGAGTCCTGCTGGCTGCAGCACATGGAGTCCGCGCACCGCGAGGTCGTCGACCGGCTTGCCAGCAGGCTGCCGTCCCCGCTGCGCCGCGGCCGCGTGCGCCCGCTCGGGCTCGACCGCTACGGCGTGCAACTGCGCGTTGAGGGCGACGACGGCGATCACGACGTACGACTGCCCTTCGCCAAACCAGTCGACGACGTCACCGGCCTCAGCCAAGCGATCCGCATCCTGATGGGCTGCCCGTTCCTCAACGGGCTGCGCGCCCGGCGGCTGTAG